The DNA region AGTTCAACGCCATCGTGCTCGACGCAGAACAGGTGGTTACGAAATCTGTACGTGCCGTCTGTAACAGTGTATTCAAGTTTGCCTCTTACCCATATGACTTATCTTATTACTTATAGCTATTCTACCCtagcatatatatatatatatatatatatatatatatatatatatatatatatatatatatatatatatatgtattcTTTTTACAAATCTATATCATCATCTTCCAATTCTTCAACCGATATGCTTCCTGCGGCCAATGTTGAACTCTTGCTCAACTCCTCTCGTTGAACTACTGCCTTAGGACCATCGAGCAGTATACTGCCCAAAGGTGGCCCAAAAGCTGGCACGTCCGTGCGTTGATAGATCAGTGAGCCGCGCAGTATCGTTGCATGCACGACGCCCTGAAGCGTTCGGTTCAGGTACGGCGTCGCCTTGTGCTGGAACTCGAGCATGTCCTCCGTGACGGTGACCGTACCCTCCGGATCCCAGACACACATGTCCCCGTCGTAGCCAACGTCCAGCCGGCTCTTGCGATGGTCCAGCCCGCTCAGCCGGGCCGGCTCGGTGCAGAGCAGGCGGACCGTCTCCTGCAGCGACAGCCCGTACCGCCGGCAGCCGGTCCAGAACAGGGGCAGCCCGAGCTGCAGCGAGGAAATGCCACCCCACGCCTCGAGGAAGTTACCCTGCCGCTTGCCGTCGGTGAGCAGCTTCAGCTGGGGCGTGCTGGGCGAATGGTCCGACACGACCAAATCAATGTCCCGGGCCTGCACGGCGCGCCACAGCTGCTCCCGGTTGGTGCGGCCGCGTATCGGCGGACAGCACTTGTACTCGGTGCGAGCGTCCGGCACGTCCTCGGCGGCCAGCGACAGATAGTGGTGGCAGGTTTCCACCGTCAGGCGAGCGCCGAGCGCCCGGGCCGCTCTGATCGTTGGCAGGGCGCGGGCCGTGGACAGGTGCACGATGTGTGCCCGAACGTCGTGCCGCTGGGCCACCTTCGCGACCAGCTCGATCGCCCGCTGTTCCATCGTGTCGGGGCGCGTCTGCAGGAACGAGCGGTACTTGTGCGGGTCGAGCGGTCTGGGGCAGTCACTCTGCAGCCGCTGACACTCTACCTCGGCGTGGAACTGGACGTGGAGTAGTGCGTCGATTAAGAGTTCGCTTCGACTTCGAGGAAGTTCGGTTCACTTACCGCTAGCACTGCACCGGTTCCTTCGAGCAGGCGTGCCGCCTCCATCACCTGCTCCTCCGTAACGTGCGGGAACTCCTCGACGCCGCTCGGGCACAGAAAGCACTTGAACCCGAACACACCGGCCGCAATCAGCCGGCGCAGCTCGGGCAGATTGTCCGGCACTAGCCCGCCCCAGAACGCCACATCGACGAAGATCTTGCCGCGCGCCGCATTCACCTTGGCGCGCAGATTGGCTACGGTTGTCGTCGGTGGGATCGAGTTGAGCGGCATGTCGCAGATCGTGGTAAAACcgcccgctgctgccgccttGGTCGCAGTGTGGAAGCCTTCCCACTCGGTACGGCCCGGCTCATTGATGTGGACGTGCGTATCGACCAGTCCCGGCATGAGCATCAAATTGCCAAAATCAAAGTGCTGCAGAAGTGTAGTGTTAGTGAGACACTCTCCCAAATCCCAATGTCCCAATGTCCATCAACTCACCTCATATGCACCTTCATTGTCCTTCAGGTATCGCTCAACGGCGGCCCAGGAGGGGAGCACGCGCGTCACCTTACCGTCGTGGGCGGACACGACGATCCCACCGGGGAACACTTCCGCCGGCAGGCTCGCACTGTTCAGAAAGATTCGCTTGCTCGTGTAGACGGTGTCCATCCTGAGGACCTATCCTGAGGCAGACTGGAAGACGAGCGAGCGTGCGGTGCGTCTTATAAGGCGCGGTGCGCGGTTGTCTTCTTTTGCGCATTCTGTTGCCAGGATCGATGCGCAACAGCGAGATCTTTTTCTCCCCATTATCTCttatatgcgtgtgtgtgtgtgtgtttcctgtACGTAATGGACACTGCAGGCCATGCCGTACGATCACGCCAGATCGGGACCTGGTGACGATTTTTTGTAGATGTGGCGGATCAGGTGCCGTTTTCTACTTGGAGTTGGCAGTGAGCCTGCTTACTGATGGGCATCAGAACTATACGTCAGATCTTATTGTTAGTTAGTAGTGTTAGTAGCGGACAGCTGTTGTACAACGTGATTGGAAGACTCTGTGTGACGTAGAAGCTTCGTAGCTtcataataacaaaaatcttCTCATGCCATATACGACCCAAGGAGAAGATGATTCGTTTTGGGGCGCAGCAAATTGCACCGTATCACTGGCAATAAATATTATGTAGCCAGAGCAGTCCGATGGCAGCTAAAGCGAGCCCCCGCGTATAATCAGTttcattaaaaagaaaaataaagtcCAAGACAATCAGGAACTGCTGGGGATCCTATAATTGCACTTCGAAAATACTCTATGCGATAACGAGTCTTAGGGTGCTCTAGGTGCTCCAAAAATACTCTGTGACGCACGGCAACGCAACTAAAAATAGAGATCTTTAGCTGTTGTTATGGCAGTGAGTTATTTAGTATATTAGGTTTTACGTGTACTAAAATAAaagtaacaaaataaaacacacatgaaTGATGAAAAGCAGGGTGTCATTGtttctattatttatttaaatatttctccATTTATTTGTCCTAAAAAAACTACCTCATTTCATAGAGGCACCTATTAATTATTGGAAACAGGGTCAAAGATGTAATGCTTCAAATTCCAAAAATCTGATTCAGTTACTAAATTCCATGCGGGATTGTACTCGATTAGAATTATTCCAAGGCCTTTTCCAATTTCGCCTATATCTGATTGTGATCTTGGAACTGCAAACGAAAAACTATCTTGGCGCTGAAATACCAAAACTTTGATAATCTGGGAAGTGATGAAAAACGATTCCCGGATCTGGAATGTTTCGTTTTGACCTTTGACATTCTTGAAATAGATCACGACCGCGCTCTAGTGCTGGATCCCTGTTCTAGTTTTGAATACTTTTATTATCTTACCCATTTTTTGAAGTAGGAGCTACCAAGCTATATGTATTCTGGGACTGATACCCAATCTTTGAACTGTTTCTGAACCCGTTGCCTGCTTAAGGCCTGATCTTGATTTTATTATACCGCTATACCTCCTATACAGCTTCTTTAATAGATTTCAAACCATTTTATTGCGGCCCAGAAACTAATATTGTTCTTATCACATATTCAGGACCTGATGTTGTTCCTGTAACCTATTCCGAATCTCTCCTGGTACTGGTTGGAGTGCCAATTGTAGAACTATAACGATATAGAAACTGAAATAAAACTTGTACCGGTTCCGGAATTGTTATTGAACCTTTGTTACTTCAGGCACTGATTCGGAACCTCACTATCTTTTCACATTCCAGAAACTGTGACTGTACCCATCCTCGAACCTGTCTTGATTCCATCCCAGTATAGGTACGTGTATCAGATTTCGAACAAAAACTGTAGCGATATATAAACCGATACAAAACTTGTACCTGTTCCGGAACTTGTACCGAACCTGTCGGACCCCTTCCGAATCCGGTACAGGTACGAGTACAAATATTTGCATAGGAACTGTAAACATATAGAAACTGATACAAAACTTGTACTAGTTTCGGAACCAGTACCAAAACCGATCTGACGCCAGGAACTAATTCTGCACTGTACTGTATTATCGCCGTTGAGGGACTGGTGATGTTCTTGTCTTTGAATCTACAACAGTACCGTACCTATCCTACTCCAGTAACTGAGCCCGAACCTGCTTCCGTAGCGAATGTGAATGTCGGCAAATAACGACAAAGCGCAACAGCAGATCTAGTTTGCATTTCGTCTACAAACGCACCCGCagcaaaacgtaaacacaacaaacgcCCGTACGTCAAAACAAACCACCTTGCCCGCTGAACTGTCAAAAGTGCGCTGCATCGTCGGCCCGAGCCGTGCTTGCGGATTGCTTTGCCGAAAGGTACGCGTACATTTATCGTAAGCAGTGGCCACGTAGCCGTTTTTTGATTTCTAATTTCTGTTCTAAATGCCATTTTAGCCCGTAcgacaaactcacacacacaccaccatgcACTGTGCCTTGAGACGACCCGCCCTCTTTCTTCAGCGCCGGCTGCTGGCGGTAGTGCAGCTAGCGCCCCACAACAACCTCCGCGCGTTCGGTGGAACGGGACAGCACGGGCGCAGTGACGGTTCCGGCGAGCACAGTGACTCCTGGAGCGCGCAGAAGGTCGGCCTCACCGCAACGCTCGCGCTGGCCGGCATGTTCGGGCTGCTCGCCTACAACACCCGGCCCGACCAGAGCAAACGGAAAGCTACCGGCTGGCCAGCGTTCGGTTTCCTCCCCACCGTCAGTGCGAAAACGAGCGCGACCGCGGGCAACCGCCAGCAGTACAACTTCATTGCGGACGCGGTGGAAATATCCGCGCCCGCCGTCGTGTTCATCGAGATCCGGGACCGGCAGCGTGTGGACTTTTTCACCCGCGAACCGGTGACGGTGTCGAACGGGTCCGGCTTCATCATCGAGCGGGACGGGCTGATCCTCACGAACGCGCACGTGGTGGTGAGCAAACCGCACACGCTGGTCACGGTGCGGCTCACGGACGGGCGCACCTTTCCCGGGCAGGTCGAGCACGTCGACCCGACGTCCGATCTGGCGACGGTGCGCATACGGTGCGACAATCTGCCCacgctccggctcggcagctcGGCCGATCTGCGGCCCGGCGAGTGGGTGGTCGCGCTCGGCAGTCCGCTCGCGCTGAACAACACGGTGACGGCGGGTGTCGTCAGCTCGACTCAGCGTGCCTCCCAGGAGCTGGGGCTGCGCGGTAAGGACATCAACTACATCCAGACGGACGCGGCGATCACGTTCGGCAACTCAGGCGGCCCGCTGGTCAACCTGGACGGGGAGGCGATCGGCATCAACAGCATGAAGGTGACGTCCGGCATCAGCTTTGCCATCCCGATCGATCACGCGAAAGCGTTTCTGCGCAAGATCCATGAAACGGCGGGGACGGCCGGCGGCCGGCGGCTGTCGAGCGGTGCGCCCAGCTACCGGCGCTACATCGGCATCACGATGCTGAGCCTGACGCCGGACATACTGCacgagctgcagcagcgcaACCACAACTTTCCACCGACCGTGCGCGGCGGCGTGCTGGTGTGGAAGGTCATCCAAGGATCGCCGGCGCACAGGTAGCAAGCCACGAGTCCGGGACCGTAGAGAACGATACGAAACTTTTAACTGTCCTTTTTCATTGCTTCTCCCCAGCGGTGGCCTTCAGCCGGGCGATATTATAACGCACATCAACGGGAAGGAGATAAACAGTTCCGGCGACGTGTACGAGCTGCTGGCGGCGCAGGAGAAAAAGCTCGGCATCACGATCTATCGCGGGCAGCAGCCGGCCACCGTGCACGTTTTTCCCGAGGACACGACCGCGTAGGCTTTCGCGACTGTGCTTTAAATTTTACTTAATATTTTTAGTATAAGCATCACAACGGATGTTTTGCAAGGCcattgctgcaaaatgtcattgtCAATATCAtgaaaaaatctgactgaaacaaaatccatgtcagcgtcacgtactatATTGTGATCAGAAGTGATACTCAAAATGATTGGTGTGATCAATGTACGCCtcgtgacatttttgtgaCCATCGCTCGGttagtcactatgtcatgattttttttttgctgtgatcagttctgcaaaaagtcactgacaaagtcatgacaaattccggctgaaacaaaatcatgtcagcgtcacgagctcctctactgtgatgatcagaggtgagactcaaacagttggtgcgagcatgcttggtgacattgtgtgcaaccaactcttggtcagtcacttggtcgcgtcGCAGTCTTTCGGTCGGTGAACATCCcgatagtcatgggagatatacGGTGCGAGTTTCTGTCGGTGATATCATGTTATCTTATGACATTCTTCGTATATACTTGGCGTGTGGTCCCATCCAGCAAAATGAACATGGGATCTCGCTTTGGTTTACCCGACAGACCTTCAAaccagacagagcgagaaagaatgcTCATTTTGTGCTTGGGACcacacgccaagtatattcaAAGAATGTCATGATAAGATATCATGACATAACCaacagaaaatgtcgtgaaCAAATGAGTGACCGAGAGTTGGGTACTtaacaaaatgtcatcaaatATGTGATTGATCCACCTACTGTATGAGTCTCACCCCCTGAGCATcacagttgtgtacgtgagctgatttgagcttcgtttcagtcatgactGTTggtggcagcactgttcacagtcAGAAAAAGTCATGATCACTCGCATCTCATGCCATGACGCACTTTcgttgagtatcagcaatgagcgtcaagctaccacggatatgttcattgttttttgttggtaaataTCTCGTGAtgatcatgacattttgcagcccTGCGCAAGACATGCTACCACGATTAGTGAGATTAGTGCATTGGTGCGAGTAAGAGAACGACATTTGCGAATATACGTAGACGCTATTTATTTTGCctcacatacaaaaaaaaaaaagaaggaaaacaattCTACCtctacaaaacacacactcactgggGAATCTTTGTGTagcatatttatatattttttatccgAATGTTGGCTTGGCGTGGCCGGGCTATATAGCTATAGAAAGCGCATGAAGGCGCAGCACGTGCAGGACAACAAATACTAAACAGCTTTTCCAACTGGAAGGAGCCGCATGGAGAAGGGGAGGTCAACACAGATTGGAATAATGTCCACAGCAGGGGAGAATACTTGGGGGGAGTAGCAGCATAGGGAACAGtaactagttttttttttgcattttactACACTCAACTGGAACTTCGGTGTAGCGCGCGGATGCCTCTTTAATCAGGTCACACGTTTCCTTCCTGCACAAAAACGCatccttgtttttttgcgcTGAATCTCAATCGGTTTTTGCTGTACTAAATGGAAGTAGAGGGCGCAGGGTTCCCCGGGTTTAGCCTGCACGCCCCCCTAGCATCGGCCGTTCGTGTCGTGACCGGCCGTCCCGTTGCTGCCGTTCGCCTGCCCGACCCGGTACGTGTAGAACACGTCGTAGTTGCCGGTGTAGTCGCGGGGCAGGGCCAGCTTGTACGTGTCCGCCGCGAGGTAGGCCGCCCCGAGCGCCATCGTCGTGGTCAGCCGGAGCAGGCGCAGATCGTGCGGGAAGTGCTGCCGGTCCAGCTCGGCGACGAAGCCGTCCCGCAGCAGCTCCCAGCTCAGCCAGACCGAGCCGACGCACACGATGTCGAGCAGGCTGGTGCCGGCCGTGCCCGGGCGCAACAGGTCCGGTGCTATCTTGTCGCGCAGCGCGCACACCGACCGGGCGAGCGACTGGCCGGCCTCGCCGAACAGCTTCCGGCAGAGCGGGTCGCGCTCGTCCTGCGCGGCGCGGGCCAGCTTCGCGCACAGGCCCGCGTACGCCGTCTTGCAGAACCGGCCGTAGCTGTGGTCGAGCAGGTCGTGCAGCGTCCGCACGCCAAAGTGCTCCTGGATCAGCTGCCAGACGCGCTCGACCGGGTACTTGGAGCGCTTCAGGTTGTCCCGATCGTCAAACACCGTCTTGATGGCGTTCCGGGCGATCCACCAGGctgcaagcaaaaacaaaaaaaaaaaaacaccaaagaAAAGACAATTCAGTGCGAGACCTGGACCGTGCACGCCGCCCAGCCGGACCTTACTTACCACCACCCTCGTCGCCGATCATGTGGCCCCAGCCGCCGCAACCGTGCGTACTGCCGTCCGGGTTGCGCAGCAGCGTGTTCGAGCCGGTGCCGGCAATGATCACCATGCCGCCCAGGCGCGACACCGCCTGAATGCTGCCGACGGTATCGCTGGCCACCACGTACCGTTCCGCCACGGTCGGGTAGTGCGTGTGCAGGTACGCTTCCAGCTCGCGGTTCGTCTCCTCCGCCTCGGCCCCGCTCAGACAGAGGCCGACCGCGGTCAGCTGCTGGTCGGCGGGCAGGTTCGCCTCCGCCTTGGCGGCCCGGGCCATCGCATCGATCCGCTCGGCCACGCCCGGTATGCCCACCGCCCAGTGGTTCGTGCTCGGGCCCTTCGCCCGCCCCACTATCTGGCCCGCCTCATCGCAGATGACGAGGGTGGAGTGTGTCGCACCGctgcaagagagaaagagcacgATTAGGTATGGTGAAGCCACTGATCAAGCTTTGTTGCATAGATCACACTGTCAAATGTGATATTTGCATTACAATAATGTTTCAGTTcatccacatgattttcaacacgtctcaagctggattgagatTGACAGCTCTGTGTagtttgttgaaaatcatgtttaaAGAACTGAAATTTTATTAGGACGCAAATACATCATTTGTcagctgttgaaaatcatCTTGAAGGCGATGAACAGTTCTGCAAAAAGTCACTGAcaaagtcatgacaaattccggctgaaacaaaatcatgtcagcgtcacgagctcctctactgtgatgatcagaggtgagactcaaacagttggtgcgagcatgcttggtgacattgtgtgcaaccaactcttggtcagtcacttggtcgcgtcGCAGTCTTTCGGTCGGTGAACATCCcgatagtcatgggagatatacGGTGCGAGTTTCTGTCGGTGATATCATGTTATCTTATGACATTCTTCGTATATACTTGGCGTGTGGTCCCATCCAGCAAAATGAACATGGGATCTCGCTTTGGTTTACCCGACAGACCTTCAAaccagacagagcgagaaagaatgcTCATTTTGTGCTTGGGACcacacgccaagtatattcaAAGAATGTCATGATAAGATATCATGACATAACCaacagaaaatgtcgtgaaCAAATGAGTGACCGAGAGTTGGGTACTtaacaaaatgtcatcaaatATGTGATTGATCCACCTACTGTATGAGTCTCACCCCCTGAGCATcacagttgtgtacgtgagctgatttgagcttcgtttcagtcatgactGTTggtggcagcactgttcacagtcAGAAAAAGTCATGATCACTCGCATCTCATGCCATGACGCACTTTcgttgagtatcagcaatgagcgtcaagctaccacggatatgttcattgttttttgttggtaaataTCTCGTGAtgatcatgacattttgcagcccTGCGCAAGACATGCTACCACGATTAGTGAGATTAGTGCATTGGTGCGAGTAAGAGAACGACATTTGCGAATATACGTAGACGCTATTTATTTTGCctcacatacaaaaaaaaaaaagaaggaaaacaattCTACCtctacaaaacacacactcactgggGAATCTTTGTGTagcatatttatatattttttatccgAATGTTGGCTTGGCGTGGCCGGGCTATATAGCTATAGAAAGCGCATGAAGGCGCAGCACGTGCAGGACAACAAATACTAAACAGCTTTTCCAACTGGAAGGAGCCGCATGGAGAAGGGGAGGTCAACACAGATTGGAATAATGTCCACAGCAGGGGAGAATACTTGGGGGGAGTAGCAGCATAGGGAACAGtaactagttttttttttgcattttactACACTCAACTGGAACTTCGGTGTAGCGCGCGGATGCCTCTTTAATCAGGTCACACGTTTCCTTCCTGCACAAAAACGCatccttgtttttttgcgcTGAATCTCAATCGGTTTTTGCTGTACTAAATGGAAGTAGAGGGCGCAGGGTTCCCCGGGTTTAGCCTGCACGCCCCCCTAGCATCGGCCGTTCGTGTCGTGACCGGCCGTCCCGTTGCTGCCGTTCGCCTGCCCGACCCGGTACGTGTAGAACACGTCGTAGTTGCCGGTGTAGTCGCGGGGCAGGGCCAGCTTGTACGTGTCCGCCGCGAGGTAGGCCGCCCCGAGCGCCATCGTCGTGGTCAGCCGGAGCAGGCGCAGATCGTGCGGGAAGTGCTGCCGGTCCAGCTCGGCGACGAAGCCGTCCCGCAGCAGCTCCCAGCTCAGCCAGACCGAGCCGACGCACACGATGTCGAGCAGGCTGGTGCCGGCCGTGCCCGGGCGCAACAGGTCCGGTGCTATCTTGTCGCGCAGCGCGCACACCGACCGGGCGAGCGACTGGCCGGCCTCGCCGAACAGCTTCCGGCAGAGCGGGTCGCGCTCGTCCTGCGCGGCGCGGGCCAGCTTCGCGCACAGGCCCGCGTACGCCGTCTTGCAGAACCGGCCGTAGCTGTGGTCGAGCAGGTCGTGCAGCGTCCGCACGCCAAAGTGCTCCTGGATCAGCTGCCAGACGCGCTCGACCGGGTACTTGGAGCGCTTCAGGTTGTCCCGATCGTCAAACACCGTCTTGATGGCGTTCCGGGCGATCCACCAGGctgcaagcaaaaacaaacaaaaaaaaacaccaaagaAAAGACAATTCAGTGCGAGACCTGGACCGTGCACGCCGCCCAGCCGGACCTTACTTACCACCACCCTCGTCGCCGATCATGTGGCCCCAGCCGCCGCAACCGTGCGTACTGCCGTCCGGGTTGCGCAGCAGCGTGTTCGAGCCGGTGCCGGCAATGATCACCATGCCGCCCAGGCGCGACACCGCCTGAATGCTGCCGACGGTATCGCTGGCCACCACGTACCGTTCCGCCACGGTCGGGTAGTGCGTGTGCAGGTACGCTTCCAGCTCGCGGTTCGTCTCCTCCGCCTCGGCCCCGCTCAGACAGAGGCCGACCGCGGTCAGCTGCTGGTCGGCGGGCAGGTTCGCCTCCGCCTTGGCGGCCCGGGCCATCGCATCGATCCGCTCGGCCACGCCCGGTATGCCCACCGCCCAGTGGTTCGTGCTCGGGCCCTTCGCCCGCCCCACTATCTGGCCCGCCTCATCGCAGATGACGAGGGTGGAGTGTGTCGCACCGctgcaagagagaaagagcacgATTAGGTATGGTGAAGCCACTGATCAAGCTTTGTTGCATAGATCACACTGTCAAATGTGATATTTGCATTACAATAATGTTTCAGTTcatccacatgattttcaacacgtctcaagctggattgagatTGACAGCTCTGTGTagtttgttgaaaatcatgtttaaAGAACTGAAATTTTATTAGGACGCAAATACATCATTTGTcagctgttgaaaatcatCTTGAAGGCGatgaataatgatgtgcaAACCCGAAAATGACTTGCAATACCTTGTATTTGAGCCTTTCGTGTGAATTTAAACTCATGATTCATGAAACGTAAATAACTAGCTACTTGGATGATTGTTTAAAGTTGTACGAATGTTAGATTGTTGAATTCAAATGCATTTAGACTCACTGGTCTAGTGGTAGAAGTACATAAACCAGCAATGGGTGGGTGATGAATGTTTGTTGGAGACATTTTTGGATCTActggaaaatgaaatgaatattcaaaCATGTCTAATTTAAGCCTGAACAAACAACTCTTCCCGGATATAAACTTTTGAAAGTCCGTTTTGCATTTTGAATTTGCTGCGGAGGTTACAAACTGTTTCCTGCTATGTCCGCTATCATGATTTGGAAGAAGCTGTGGGCTCTACCAGAAAATGACTtgcaataaacaacaaaatctGTCAATTCTATGCTCAAACATTTATTTCTGTTGGACGTTACAGATCAGACTCTGTTCCACCTTtaagatttatttttactaaGATCACTTAAACACCGTGCAACGGGGTTTGATAACGTGACCATCTTCAGTTGCCCCATTCATAACCCATCGTAAGCATAACATAGATACTTAAACAACATCTATATCAGGCACAACAGGACTTGAACCTGTTGAGCGCCTAGAAAACTATTCTTGGCACCAATCATACTATTgcggccctttccgttttaagttggtaggctgaaatttcagcctgtcagctgtttgcattgtatagcagttttcgagcagctatttAAGTCGGTATAATGTGCAGGTGGGCtaatcccaaggtgtatgaatttagaaggctgatttttatcgcttctgcttctgaatgaagattttaagagtgttttgagtattcgtcaagcctccagaaagcttgtttgagtaaaaattttcacccgtcctgtcaaaaaattatattcaaatttggttataaaataACATGCTATGAGATCACCTGCACTACATAAACTTTGATTCTGGGTTCCATCACCAGAGTACTggtgcaccttgggataaatgtaaacaccaccttgttttgccatttttcgagcaggtactcgaatctaattctagctttgaggctagaataatctagactgaaaattgcaggctagttttcggtgcggttttgtatggagtgtttacatgatttcagtctccaactgtcaaactccatacaaaaaactgactagaatcgtgaagggccccactATTGGATTTTTGATAGCCATAatcctgctgctgccaacATCCTTTTCACCTctaccttttttgtttcaagtaGCTCATTAATACAAGTGATTCGTGAAACAAGCTTTGGCAGTGGTCATTCATATTTACATTTTGATTGGGTACTGCTATACTTGCTGTAATCAAACAATCAATGATAGTGATTAAAAGTTTTGAACGTTcgatttggtttttttgcgGAATTCAATGTTTGCATATGTCCAGCGAGGTTCAGGTTATTCATTTCTGTGTTGCACCGAAAAGATCGCGAAGATCTTTATGCCACGAAGAATGAGAAGAAGAGACTTTGGATTATTCGACAATCTTCCAATCCAGATTCACTAAATCTCCTCATGCATGAATAGGACCTCATGAAGAGTTCTGTAGAGCAACGAATCTTTAAATATTCTTTTGACGTTCGCAAATGAATCCAGGTGAATAAAAAAGGAACTTCCAATGGTTCATCTACAAACATCTCAAGATTCGTTAAGCCATTGAACTCAATTTGGTAGCTCATGTACTTTGTAAGAATTCATTTTATTAGATAGCAATgcatctttctttttttttttttacaactaCCCAACGATACTAGTGATTCAAAAACGAATCATTTGATGTACTTCGGACTAACATCTGACCTTTATCAAACATTACAATCCGACAGAAAAAAGAGCGGTATTCGGCCCGAGGAATATAGCGAT from Anopheles coluzzii chromosome X, AcolN3, whole genome shotgun sequence includes:
- the LOC120960270 gene encoding N-acetyl-D-glucosamine kinase isoform X3, encoding MYIGGVEGGATHSTLVICDEAGQIVGRAKGPSTNHWAVGIPGVAERIDAMARAAKAEANLPADQQLTAVGLCLSGAEAEETNRELEAYLHTHYPTVAERYVVASDTVGSIQAVSRLGGMVIIAGTGSNTLLRNPDGSTHGCGGWGHMIGDEGGAWWIARNAIKTVFDDRDNLKRSKYPVERVWQLIQEHFGVRTLHDLLDHSYGRFCKTAYAGLCAKLARAAQDERDPLCRKLFGEAGQSLARSVCALRDKIAPDLLRPGTAGTSLLDIVCVGSVWLSWELLRDGFVAELDRQHFPHDLRLLRLTTTMALGAAYLAADTYKLALPRDYTGNYDVFYTYRVGQANGSNGTAGHDTNGRC
- the LOC120959569 gene encoding allantoinase; protein product: MDTVYTSKRIFLNSASLPAEVFPGGIVVSAHDGKVTRVLPSWAAVERYLKDNEGAYEHFDFGNLMLMPGLVDTHVHINEPGRTEWEGFHTATKAAAAGGFTTICDMPLNSIPPTTTVANLRAKVNAARGKIFVDVAFWGGLVPDNLPELRRLIAAGVFGFKCFLCPSGVEEFPHVTEEQVMEAARLLEGTGAVLAFHAEVECQRLQSDCPRPLDPHKYRSFLQTRPDTMEQRAIELVAKVAQRHDVRAHIVHLSTARALPTIRAARALGARLTVETCHHYLSLAAEDVPDARTEYKCCPPIRGRTNREQLWRAVQARDIDLVVSDHSPSTPQLKLLTDGKRQGNFLEAWGGISSLQLGLPLFWTGCRRYGLSLQETVRLLCTEPARLSGLDHRKSRLDVGYDGDMCVWDPEGTVTVTEDMLEFQHKATPYLNRTLQGVVHATILRGSLIYQRTDVPAFGPPLGSILLDGPKAVVQREELSKSSTLAAGSISVEELEDDDIDL
- the LOC120959623 gene encoding serine protease HTRA2, mitochondrial, which gives rise to MHCALRRPALFLQRRLLAVVQLAPHNNLRAFGGTGQHGRSDGSGEHSDSWSAQKVGLTATLALAGMFGLLAYNTRPDQSKRKATGWPAFGFLPTVSAKTSATAGNRQQYNFIADAVEISAPAVVFIEIRDRQRVDFFTREPVTVSNGSGFIIERDGLILTNAHVVVSKPHTLVTVRLTDGRTFPGQVEHVDPTSDLATVRIRCDNLPTLRLGSSADLRPGEWVVALGSPLALNNTVTAGVVSSTQRASQELGLRGKDINYIQTDAAITFGNSGGPLVNLDGEAIGINSMKVTSGISFAIPIDHAKAFLRKIHETAGTAGGRRLSSGAPSYRRYIGITMLSLTPDILHELQQRNHNFPPTVRGGVLVWKVIQGSPAHSGGLQPGDIITHINGKEINSSGDVYELLAAQEKKLGITIYRGQQPATVHVFPEDTTA